The proteins below are encoded in one region of Helianthus annuus cultivar XRQ/B chromosome 2, HanXRQr2.0-SUNRISE, whole genome shotgun sequence:
- the LOC118485917 gene encoding uncharacterized protein LOC118485917 → MRFILFVLFVCNAESCGKVLRCTVWNGYALQIKDVISKIPPHEHVMVVIQHGKCKEWKGEYTVQSDKFATRIFLNQEIDEVDELRRRHILKFGQGSSSTSQTILSSQSIFPLHKEFVTEGNVLCCGCDN, encoded by the exons atgaggtttataTTGTTTGTATTGTTTGTATGTAATGCTGAATCATG TGGTAAGGTTTTACGGTGTACTGTGTGGAATGGTTATGCTCTGCAGATTAAGGACGTTATTTCTAAAATCCCACCTCATGAGCATGTGATGGTTGTTATACAGCATGGAAAGTGTAAGGAATGGAAAG GTGAATATACTGTTCAAAGTGACAAGTTTGCAACACGAATTTTTCTGAATCAAGAAATTGATGAAGTTGATGAGCTAAGGAGGAG GCATATATTGAAGTTTGGACAAGGGAGTAGTTCTACTTCTCAGACGATACTATCGTCTCAGAGTATTTTTCCATTACATAAAGAATTTGTAACTGAAG GAAATGTCTTATGTTGCGGTTGTGACAATTAA